The Apium graveolens cultivar Ventura chromosome 11, ASM990537v1, whole genome shotgun sequence genome has a window encoding:
- the LOC141698100 gene encoding uncharacterized protein LOC141698100 translates to MMFKLKPLFLISILVVILAISVTINNTNQYKVVKLRLALLRNYPLWKSLVGGFRKTRKDDLVIESPYCVRWLAPFLSGGGYSTEAWSYILALKGLSENVRLSIEQHGDLLNVAFWEGLSEEMRKLAVELHKTKCRLNETVIVCHSEPGAWYPPLFETLPCPEIGYGGYRIVIGRTMFETDRVNAQHVERCNRMDYVWVPTDFHVKTFVESGVDPSKVVKIVQPVDWKFFDPVKYKPFYLPSKGTLVLGSRSVNVKSESHFVFLSVFKWEQRKGWDVLLRSYLKEFSKVDGVALYLLTNPYYTDSDFGNKILEFVEGSDLEKPVHGWAPVYVIDKHIAHIDFPRIYKSADAFVLPSRGEGWGRPIVEAMAMSLPVIITNWSGPTEYMTEENSYPLPVERMNEVMQGPFKGHLWAEPSGDKLQNLMRHVMSNPEEAKAKGRQAREDMINKFSPEIVAGIVRDHLQQIFEKTS, encoded by the coding sequence ATGATGTTTAAATTAAAGCCCTTGTTTTTAATTTCAATTCTAGTTGTAATTCTTGCAATTTCAGTCACAATTAACAACACAAATCAATATAAAGTTGTGAAATTGAGATTAGCCCTGTTAAGAAACTACCCTTTGTGGAAATCTTTAGTGGGGGGTTTTCGAAAAACCCGAAAAGATGATCTTGTTATAGAAAGCCCTTATTGTGTTAGATGGCTTGCCCCGTTTCTTTCGGGTGGTGGGTATAGTACTGAAGCGTGGTCGTATATTCTAGCGTTAAAGGGTTTGAGTGAAAATGTTAGGTTGAGTATTGAGCAACACGGGGATTTGTTAAATGTTGCGTTTTGGGAGGGGTTATCGGAGGAAATGAGGAAATTGGCGGTAGAGCTTCATAAGACGAAATGTAGGTTGAATGAGACGGTTATTGTGTGTCATAGTGAGCCGGGTGCTTGGTATCCGCCGTTGTTTGAGACTTTACCGTGTCCGGAAATAGGGTATGGGGGGTATAGGATTGTGATTGGACGGACGATGTTTGAGACGGACAGGGTGAATGCTCAACATGTGGAGAGGTGTAATCGGATGGATTATGTTTGGGTGCCTACGGATTTTCATGTGAAAACGTTTGTGGAAAGTGGAGTTGATCCGAGTAAGGTTGTGAAAATTGTTCAGCCGGTTGATTGGAAGTTCTTTGATCCGGTTAAGTATAAGCCGTTTTACCTTCCCTCGAAAGGGACTTTGGTGTTAGGGTCTAGGTCAGTGAATGTTAAGTCGGAGAGTCATTTTGTTTTCTTGAGTGTTTTTAAATGGGAGCAGAGGAAGGGTTGGGATGTTTTGTTGCGGTCGTACTTAAAGGAGTTTTCTAAAGTTGATGGGGTTGCTCTTTATTTGCTAACGAATCCTTACTACACTGACAGTGATTTTGGTAACAAAATTTTGGAGTTTGTGGAGGGGTCTGATTTGGAAAAACCGGTTCATGGGTGGGCTCCAGTTTATGTGATCGACAAGCACATTGCTCATATTGATTTCCCGAGAATATATAAATCCGCTGATGCATTTGTCTTACCATCCAGAGGGGAAGGCTGGGGTCGGCCAATTGTGGAAGCCATGGCAATGTCTCTGCCAGTTATCATAACAAACTGGTCTGGACCAACGGAGTACATGACAGAGGAGAATAGCTATCCATTGCCTGTGGAGAGGATGAATGAAGTTATGCAAGGACCATTCAAAGGGCATCTTTGGGCCGAGCCTTCTGGTGATAAATTACAGAATCTCATGAGACATGTGATGAGTAATCCCGAGGAAGCGAAGGCTAAAGGTCGTCAAGCTAGAGAGGACATGATAAATAAATTCTCTCCGGAGATTGTTGCAGGTATTGTTAGAGACCACCTGCAACAAATTTTCGAGAAGACTTCGTGA
- the LOC141698359 gene encoding uncharacterized protein LOC141698359 — MESSKLASVLAICFMVLAVCSSVGVTAAGEDVGAPAPSPTSAGVQLFVPAALAAVVSLFACLV, encoded by the coding sequence ATGGAGAGTTCGAAGCTTGCATCAGTTCTAGCAATCTGCTTCATGGTTCTTGCTGTTTGCTCCAGTGTTGGCGTCACGGCAGCTGGAGAAGATGTTGGAGCACCTGCACCATCACCAACAAGTGCTGGGGTACAATTGTTTGTTCCTGCAGCACTTGCTGCCGTGGTTTCCCTGTTTGCATGCTTAGTTTAA